A part of Setaria viridis chromosome 8, Setaria_viridis_v4.0, whole genome shotgun sequence genomic DNA contains:
- the LOC117866519 gene encoding laccase-15 isoform X2, translating into MKWRSLPAATVAIATGVVFFLSAIGAPAAMASVVEHTFVVRQVKMTHLCKETLATVVNGQFPGPAIEVTEGDSVTVHVVNQSPYNLTIHWHGVKQRLNCWADGVPMITQCPILPNQNFTYRFNVAGQEGTLWWHAHVSFLRASVHGALIIRPRRGASSYPFPKPYKEIPIIIGEWWEMDLLKADWGIKQHVIDAYFNASTINGKLGDLYSCSGAVEDGYLLDVEPGRTYLLRIINAALFAEYYLKIAGHKFTVVAADANYVSPYTTDVIAIAPGETVDALLVADADPGRYYMVAVPNQSPLPDPQSPTLITRGIVQYSNKQRAADGGGRPSSDIPVSPEMPDQHDMITSFYFHGNLTGLHHPQHLEVPKHVDERLFITLGLGSICRGGQSSCKRSENNESMDVATMNSFTYQQPAVATPLLELHYYSIDNRVLSMLQELPDKPPRVFNYTDPTLIPPGPKEAKLEPTSKATIARRFRQGAVVEVVFQGMAILSSESNPMHLHGHDVFVLAQGEGNYDATRDVPMYNLVNPAVKNTVFVPRLGWVAVRFIADNPGIWYMHCHFGFHLSMGMVALFIVEDGSTVNTSLPAPPADFPTCGHDHNVMSNEFYPI; encoded by the exons ATGAAGTGGAGGAGCTTGCCCGCGGCGACTGTAGCGATCGCCACTGgcgtcgtcttcttcctctctgcCATAGGAGCACCAGCGGCCATGGCCAGTGTCGTCGAACACACCTTTGTT GTGAGACAGGTGAAAATGACGCACTTGTGCAAGGAAACGCTGGCAACCGTGGTGAACGGGCAGTTTCCAGGGCCAGCAATAGAGGTCACAGAGGGAGACTCGGTGACAGTTCATGTCGTCAACCAGTCACCCTACAACTTAACAATCCACTG GCATGGAGTGAAGCAGCGGCTCAACTGTTGGGCAGACGGGGTGCCAATGATCACCCAGTGCCCCATTCTACCAAACCAGAACTTCACCTATAGATTCAACGTTGCTGGACAGGAAGGCACATTGTGGTGGCATGCTCATGTTTCCTTCCTCCGGGCTTCCGTGCACGGCGCCTTGATCATCCGGCCGAGACGTGGGGCCAGCTCGTACCCATTTCCGAAGCCTTACAAGGAGATCCCCATCATTATAG GTGAGTGGTGGGAAATGGACCTTTTAAAGGCGGACTGGGGCATTAAGCAGCATGTGATTGATGCTTACTTCAATGCATCGACAATAAACGGAAAGCTTGGAGATCTCTACAGCTGCTCTG GTGCCGTAGAAGATGGATACTTGCTTGATGTGGAACCCGGAAGAACCTACCTGCTACGAATTATCAACGCTGCGCTCTTTGCTGAGTACTACCTAAAGATCGCCGGCCACAAGTTCACGGTTGTCGCCGCAGACGCCAACTATGTTAGCCCGTACACCACGGATGTCATTGCCATTGCACCCGGTGAGACCGTGGATGCCCTTCTGGTCGCCGACGCTGATCCTGGCAGATACTATATGGTAGCCGTGCCCAACCAGTCGCCGTTGCCAGACCCGCAAAGCCCAACGTTGATCACCAGAGGAATAGTTCAGTATAGCAACAAGCAAAGAGCTGCCGATGGAGGAGGACGTCCATCCAGTGATATTCCAGTGTCACCAGAGATGCCTGACCAGCATGACATGATTACATCGTTCTACTTCCATGGAAACCTGACAGGCCTACACCATCCCCAGCACCTGGAGGTGCCGAAGCATGTTGATGAGCGCCTGTTCATCACACTCGGCCTGGGCTCCATCTGCCGGGGAGGACAATCTTCCTGCAAGAGGAGCGAGAACAATGAGTCCATGGATGTGGCGACCATGAACAGCTTCACCTACCAGCAACCTGCGGTCGCTACACCACTCCTGGAGCTACACTACTACAGCATCGACAACCGCGTGCTGAGCATGCTGCAAGAGCTCCCAGACAAGCCGCCGAGGGTGTTCAACTACACCGACCCAACCCTTATCCCACCTGGACCCAAAGAAGCCAAGCTGGAGCCGACGTCCAAGGCGACGATTGCACGGCGTTTCCGGCAAGGGGctgtggtggaggtggtgttcCAGGGTATGGCGATTTTATCAAGCGAATCGAACCCGATGCACCTACACGGGCATGATGTGTTCGTGCTCGCTCAGGGCGAAGGCAACTATGACGCAACGAGGGATGTGCCAATGTACAACCTTGTGAATCCGGCTGTCAAGAACACCGTATTTGTGCCGAGGCTTGGCTGGGTTGCTGTCCGCTTCATCGCAGATAATCCAG GGATATGGTACATGCATTGCCATTTTGGGTTTCATCTCTCAATGGGCATGGTTGCATTATTCATCGTAGAGGATGGGTCAACAGTGAACACATCTCTCCCTGCACCACCTGCGGATTTTCCAACATGTGGACATGACCACAATGTTATGTCAAATGAGTTCTACCCTATCTAA
- the LOC117866519 gene encoding laccase-15 isoform X1 has protein sequence MKWRSLPAATVAIATGVVFFLSAIGAPAAMASVVEHTFVVRQVKMTHLCKETLATVVNGQFPGPAIEVTEGDSVTVHVVNQSPYNLTIHWHGVKQRLNCWADGVPMITQCPILPNQNFTYRFNVAGQEGTLWWHAHVSFLRASVHGALIIRPRRGASSYPFPKPYKEIPIIIGEWWEMDLLKADWGIKQHVIDAYFNASTINGKLGDLYSCSGNQVVILIKGHNFLISIGFNSAGAVEDGYLLDVEPGRTYLLRIINAALFAEYYLKIAGHKFTVVAADANYVSPYTTDVIAIAPGETVDALLVADADPGRYYMVAVPNQSPLPDPQSPTLITRGIVQYSNKQRAADGGGRPSSDIPVSPEMPDQHDMITSFYFHGNLTGLHHPQHLEVPKHVDERLFITLGLGSICRGGQSSCKRSENNESMDVATMNSFTYQQPAVATPLLELHYYSIDNRVLSMLQELPDKPPRVFNYTDPTLIPPGPKEAKLEPTSKATIARRFRQGAVVEVVFQGMAILSSESNPMHLHGHDVFVLAQGEGNYDATRDVPMYNLVNPAVKNTVFVPRLGWVAVRFIADNPGIWYMHCHFGFHLSMGMVALFIVEDGSTVNTSLPAPPADFPTCGHDHNVMSNEFYPI, from the exons ATGAAGTGGAGGAGCTTGCCCGCGGCGACTGTAGCGATCGCCACTGgcgtcgtcttcttcctctctgcCATAGGAGCACCAGCGGCCATGGCCAGTGTCGTCGAACACACCTTTGTT GTGAGACAGGTGAAAATGACGCACTTGTGCAAGGAAACGCTGGCAACCGTGGTGAACGGGCAGTTTCCAGGGCCAGCAATAGAGGTCACAGAGGGAGACTCGGTGACAGTTCATGTCGTCAACCAGTCACCCTACAACTTAACAATCCACTG GCATGGAGTGAAGCAGCGGCTCAACTGTTGGGCAGACGGGGTGCCAATGATCACCCAGTGCCCCATTCTACCAAACCAGAACTTCACCTATAGATTCAACGTTGCTGGACAGGAAGGCACATTGTGGTGGCATGCTCATGTTTCCTTCCTCCGGGCTTCCGTGCACGGCGCCTTGATCATCCGGCCGAGACGTGGGGCCAGCTCGTACCCATTTCCGAAGCCTTACAAGGAGATCCCCATCATTATAG GTGAGTGGTGGGAAATGGACCTTTTAAAGGCGGACTGGGGCATTAAGCAGCATGTGATTGATGCTTACTTCAATGCATCGACAATAAACGGAAAGCTTGGAGATCTCTACAGCTGCTCTGGTAATCAAGTAGTAATTTTGATAAAGGGGCACAATTTCCTAATTTCGATTGGATTCAACTCTGCAGGTGCCGTAGAAGATGGATACTTGCTTGATGTGGAACCCGGAAGAACCTACCTGCTACGAATTATCAACGCTGCGCTCTTTGCTGAGTACTACCTAAAGATCGCCGGCCACAAGTTCACGGTTGTCGCCGCAGACGCCAACTATGTTAGCCCGTACACCACGGATGTCATTGCCATTGCACCCGGTGAGACCGTGGATGCCCTTCTGGTCGCCGACGCTGATCCTGGCAGATACTATATGGTAGCCGTGCCCAACCAGTCGCCGTTGCCAGACCCGCAAAGCCCAACGTTGATCACCAGAGGAATAGTTCAGTATAGCAACAAGCAAAGAGCTGCCGATGGAGGAGGACGTCCATCCAGTGATATTCCAGTGTCACCAGAGATGCCTGACCAGCATGACATGATTACATCGTTCTACTTCCATGGAAACCTGACAGGCCTACACCATCCCCAGCACCTGGAGGTGCCGAAGCATGTTGATGAGCGCCTGTTCATCACACTCGGCCTGGGCTCCATCTGCCGGGGAGGACAATCTTCCTGCAAGAGGAGCGAGAACAATGAGTCCATGGATGTGGCGACCATGAACAGCTTCACCTACCAGCAACCTGCGGTCGCTACACCACTCCTGGAGCTACACTACTACAGCATCGACAACCGCGTGCTGAGCATGCTGCAAGAGCTCCCAGACAAGCCGCCGAGGGTGTTCAACTACACCGACCCAACCCTTATCCCACCTGGACCCAAAGAAGCCAAGCTGGAGCCGACGTCCAAGGCGACGATTGCACGGCGTTTCCGGCAAGGGGctgtggtggaggtggtgttcCAGGGTATGGCGATTTTATCAAGCGAATCGAACCCGATGCACCTACACGGGCATGATGTGTTCGTGCTCGCTCAGGGCGAAGGCAACTATGACGCAACGAGGGATGTGCCAATGTACAACCTTGTGAATCCGGCTGTCAAGAACACCGTATTTGTGCCGAGGCTTGGCTGGGTTGCTGTCCGCTTCATCGCAGATAATCCAG GGATATGGTACATGCATTGCCATTTTGGGTTTCATCTCTCAATGGGCATGGTTGCATTATTCATCGTAGAGGATGGGTCAACAGTGAACACATCTCTCCCTGCACCACCTGCGGATTTTCCAACATGTGGACATGACCACAATGTTATGTCAAATGAGTTCTACCCTATCTAA
- the LOC117866519 gene encoding laccase-15 isoform X3, with the protein MKWRSLPAATVAIATGVVFFLSAIGAPAAMASVVEHTFVVRQVKMTHLCKETLATVVNGQFPGPAIEVTEGDSVTVHVVNQSPYNLTIHWHGVKQRLNCWADGVPMITQCPILPNQNFTYRFNVAGQEGTLWWHAHVSFLRASVHGALIIRPRRGASSYPFPKPYKEIPIIIGAVEDGYLLDVEPGRTYLLRIINAALFAEYYLKIAGHKFTVVAADANYVSPYTTDVIAIAPGETVDALLVADADPGRYYMVAVPNQSPLPDPQSPTLITRGIVQYSNKQRAADGGGRPSSDIPVSPEMPDQHDMITSFYFHGNLTGLHHPQHLEVPKHVDERLFITLGLGSICRGGQSSCKRSENNESMDVATMNSFTYQQPAVATPLLELHYYSIDNRVLSMLQELPDKPPRVFNYTDPTLIPPGPKEAKLEPTSKATIARRFRQGAVVEVVFQGMAILSSESNPMHLHGHDVFVLAQGEGNYDATRDVPMYNLVNPAVKNTVFVPRLGWVAVRFIADNPGIWYMHCHFGFHLSMGMVALFIVEDGSTVNTSLPAPPADFPTCGHDHNVMSNEFYPI; encoded by the exons ATGAAGTGGAGGAGCTTGCCCGCGGCGACTGTAGCGATCGCCACTGgcgtcgtcttcttcctctctgcCATAGGAGCACCAGCGGCCATGGCCAGTGTCGTCGAACACACCTTTGTT GTGAGACAGGTGAAAATGACGCACTTGTGCAAGGAAACGCTGGCAACCGTGGTGAACGGGCAGTTTCCAGGGCCAGCAATAGAGGTCACAGAGGGAGACTCGGTGACAGTTCATGTCGTCAACCAGTCACCCTACAACTTAACAATCCACTG GCATGGAGTGAAGCAGCGGCTCAACTGTTGGGCAGACGGGGTGCCAATGATCACCCAGTGCCCCATTCTACCAAACCAGAACTTCACCTATAGATTCAACGTTGCTGGACAGGAAGGCACATTGTGGTGGCATGCTCATGTTTCCTTCCTCCGGGCTTCCGTGCACGGCGCCTTGATCATCCGGCCGAGACGTGGGGCCAGCTCGTACCCATTTCCGAAGCCTTACAAGGAGATCCCCATCATTATAG GTGCCGTAGAAGATGGATACTTGCTTGATGTGGAACCCGGAAGAACCTACCTGCTACGAATTATCAACGCTGCGCTCTTTGCTGAGTACTACCTAAAGATCGCCGGCCACAAGTTCACGGTTGTCGCCGCAGACGCCAACTATGTTAGCCCGTACACCACGGATGTCATTGCCATTGCACCCGGTGAGACCGTGGATGCCCTTCTGGTCGCCGACGCTGATCCTGGCAGATACTATATGGTAGCCGTGCCCAACCAGTCGCCGTTGCCAGACCCGCAAAGCCCAACGTTGATCACCAGAGGAATAGTTCAGTATAGCAACAAGCAAAGAGCTGCCGATGGAGGAGGACGTCCATCCAGTGATATTCCAGTGTCACCAGAGATGCCTGACCAGCATGACATGATTACATCGTTCTACTTCCATGGAAACCTGACAGGCCTACACCATCCCCAGCACCTGGAGGTGCCGAAGCATGTTGATGAGCGCCTGTTCATCACACTCGGCCTGGGCTCCATCTGCCGGGGAGGACAATCTTCCTGCAAGAGGAGCGAGAACAATGAGTCCATGGATGTGGCGACCATGAACAGCTTCACCTACCAGCAACCTGCGGTCGCTACACCACTCCTGGAGCTACACTACTACAGCATCGACAACCGCGTGCTGAGCATGCTGCAAGAGCTCCCAGACAAGCCGCCGAGGGTGTTCAACTACACCGACCCAACCCTTATCCCACCTGGACCCAAAGAAGCCAAGCTGGAGCCGACGTCCAAGGCGACGATTGCACGGCGTTTCCGGCAAGGGGctgtggtggaggtggtgttcCAGGGTATGGCGATTTTATCAAGCGAATCGAACCCGATGCACCTACACGGGCATGATGTGTTCGTGCTCGCTCAGGGCGAAGGCAACTATGACGCAACGAGGGATGTGCCAATGTACAACCTTGTGAATCCGGCTGTCAAGAACACCGTATTTGTGCCGAGGCTTGGCTGGGTTGCTGTCCGCTTCATCGCAGATAATCCAG GGATATGGTACATGCATTGCCATTTTGGGTTTCATCTCTCAATGGGCATGGTTGCATTATTCATCGTAGAGGATGGGTCAACAGTGAACACATCTCTCCCTGCACCACCTGCGGATTTTCCAACATGTGGACATGACCACAATGTTATGTCAAATGAGTTCTACCCTATCTAA